From one Chryseobacterium sp. 3008163 genomic stretch:
- the era gene encoding GTPase Era, whose amino-acid sequence MHKAGFVNIVGKPNAGKSTLLNQLMGEKLAIVTQKAQTTRHRIFGIYNEEDLQIVFSDTPGVLDPKYGLQEKMMDFVKDSLQDADVFLYIVDVTDKSEQSAFLIEKLNKIPVPVLLLLNKIDQTNQEGLEKIATEWHERIPKAEILPISALNAFNIDVILPKLKSMLPESPAYYDKDMYTDKPERFFVNEAIREKILLNYDKEIPYSVEVVTEMFKEKEGIIFIDSIIYVERDTQKGIIIGHKGEAIKKVGTEARIDLEKFFSKKIHLNLFVKVKKDWRKNDRDLKNFGYR is encoded by the coding sequence ATGCATAAAGCAGGATTTGTAAATATTGTTGGAAAGCCAAACGCCGGAAAATCTACCCTTCTGAATCAATTGATGGGGGAGAAACTGGCAATCGTTACTCAAAAGGCACAGACAACCAGACATAGAATTTTTGGAATTTATAACGAAGAAGACTTACAGATCGTATTTTCTGATACTCCTGGAGTTTTAGATCCTAAATACGGTTTGCAGGAAAAAATGATGGATTTTGTAAAAGATTCATTGCAGGATGCAGACGTTTTTCTTTATATAGTAGACGTTACTGATAAATCTGAACAATCAGCATTTTTAATCGAGAAATTGAATAAAATTCCGGTACCGGTTTTACTGTTACTGAATAAAATTGATCAAACCAATCAGGAAGGTCTTGAGAAAATAGCTACAGAATGGCACGAAAGAATTCCAAAAGCGGAAATTCTTCCGATTTCAGCTTTAAATGCTTTTAATATTGATGTTATTTTACCTAAATTAAAATCAATGTTACCGGAAAGCCCTGCGTACTATGATAAGGATATGTACACTGATAAGCCTGAAAGATTCTTTGTAAACGAAGCCATCAGAGAGAAAATTCTTTTGAATTACGATAAAGAAATTCCATATTCGGTAGAAGTGGTTACCGAAATGTTTAAAGAAAAAGAAGGAATTATCTTCATCGATTCTATTATTTATGTAGAGAGAGATACCCAAAAAGGAATAATCATCGGACATAAAGGTGAAGCCATCAAAAAAGTTGGGACGGAAGCCAGGATAGATTTGGAGAAATTTTTCTCAAAAAAAATCCATTTGAATCTGTTTGTTAAAGTGAAAAAAGACTGGAGAAAAAACGACAGAGATTTGAAGAATTTCGGATACCGATAG
- a CDS encoding DoxX family protein, whose product MSYSNLKANPIYIDIVLLIVRLFIGFAMLSHGFPKLQMLLEGGDIQFFDFLGLGPKISLGLTVFAEFVCSIFLILGLFTRIAVGFLIFTMIIAGFVVHGADPFDKKEMSLLYLAIYLLIMVLGAGRFSIDGMIEKKRRASEW is encoded by the coding sequence ATGAGTTATTCAAACTTAAAAGCTAATCCCATATACATAGACATCGTTTTATTGATAGTAAGATTATTTATAGGTTTTGCGATGTTGTCTCACGGTTTTCCAAAGCTTCAGATGTTATTAGAAGGTGGTGATATTCAATTTTTTGATTTCCTAGGATTAGGTCCGAAAATATCTTTAGGTCTGACTGTTTTTGCTGAATTTGTATGTTCTATTTTCCTGATTTTGGGATTATTTACAAGAATAGCCGTAGGTTTTCTCATCTTTACAATGATCATTGCAGGATTTGTAGTCCATGGTGCTGATCCATTTGATAAAAAAGAAATGAGTTTGCTTTACTTAGCAATTTATTTGCTCATCATGGTTTTAGGAGCGGGAAGATTCTCAATTGATGGCATGATAGAAAAGAAAAGAAGAGCTTCAGAATGGTAA
- a CDS encoding alpha/beta hydrolase family protein, producing MKIKLTICLLAFLNLYDAQENISYQKPSAEILKLADYDRPPSVLTNSKKDWVVFVYRPTYKTLDDLNQQEMKLGGLRINPVTNISSSTSYSYNLKVRKMNDKTEVQVKGLPTNPKITNTSFSPDEKKLAFTNTTDKGVELWVVDLETATAKKITKDNLNANLGNPYSWIKDSQSFLIKVLPENRPKLTDSSKDLPTGPIVSTADGKVSQNRTYQDLLKNPQDEKNFEILTASELFNVDLNGNLKKIKDQDLYSGISYSPDGNYLMLTTIKKPFSYIVPLNRFPMTTTVYDNKGNVVKVVNEVPLNEIMPKGFSSVRTGKRDMSWRADLPATLVFAEALDGGDQSKAVDFRDEVFTWEAPFTAIPKSFFKTKQRYEGTSWTNNHYAVVSEGWYDTRNTKSYLVDLNDGKSQIIEDRNYQDVYSDPGSFNTTKNDFGRYVLDMKGDKAYLIGAGFTKDGQHPFIDEMDMKSLKKKRLYTSNLKGAKEEIIDIINPAKGEVLTIQQSASQYPNYFKKNIKSNKAEAVTNFANPFESIKDVYKEVITYKRNDGVTLTGTLYLPANYDRKAKKEKLPLLIWAYPTEYKDKNTAGQNTQNPNDFTFPYYGSFVYWTTKGYAVLDDAAFPIIGEGKTEPNDTFIPQLVANGKAAIDAVDQLGYIDRNKVAVGGHSYGAFMTANLLTHSKDYACGIARSGAYNRTLTPFGFQSEQRNYWDIPEIYNTMSPFMNADKMKTPMLLIHGDADNNPGTFTLQTERYFQALKNLGAPVKMVLLPKEAHGYVAKENILHLLWEQDQFLEKCLKK from the coding sequence ATGAAGATCAAACTAACCATCTGTTTACTGGCGTTTCTCAACCTCTATGATGCACAGGAAAACATTTCTTATCAGAAACCTTCTGCAGAAATTCTTAAACTTGCAGATTACGACAGACCGCCAAGTGTTTTGACTAATTCAAAAAAAGACTGGGTGGTTTTTGTATACCGACCGACCTATAAGACCTTGGATGATCTTAATCAGCAGGAAATGAAACTGGGAGGTTTGAGAATCAATCCTGTAACGAATATTTCGAGCTCTACATCTTATTCTTACAATTTGAAAGTAAGAAAGATGAATGATAAAACAGAAGTTCAGGTTAAAGGTCTGCCAACAAATCCTAAAATTACCAATACTTCTTTTTCGCCCGACGAGAAAAAATTAGCTTTCACAAACACTACCGATAAAGGCGTTGAACTTTGGGTTGTTGACTTAGAAACGGCAACGGCAAAAAAAATCACAAAAGATAATCTGAATGCCAATTTAGGAAATCCGTACAGTTGGATCAAAGACTCTCAAAGTTTTCTGATTAAAGTTCTTCCTGAGAACAGACCGAAACTCACAGATTCTTCAAAGGATTTACCAACCGGACCAATCGTTTCGACCGCTGACGGAAAGGTTTCTCAAAACAGAACGTATCAGGATCTGCTTAAAAATCCGCAGGATGAAAAGAATTTTGAAATTCTTACCGCATCAGAATTGTTTAATGTAGATTTAAACGGAAATTTAAAAAAGATAAAAGATCAGGATTTATACAGTGGAATCAGCTATTCTCCAGACGGAAATTATCTGATGCTGACCACTATCAAAAAGCCGTTCTCGTACATCGTTCCATTGAACAGATTCCCAATGACGACAACTGTTTATGATAACAAAGGAAACGTCGTAAAAGTTGTTAATGAAGTTCCGTTGAATGAGATTATGCCTAAGGGTTTTTCTTCTGTAAGAACTGGAAAAAGAGATATGAGCTGGAGAGCCGATCTGCCTGCAACGTTGGTTTTTGCAGAAGCTTTGGATGGAGGAGATCAATCAAAAGCCGTTGATTTCAGGGATGAAGTTTTCACATGGGAAGCTCCGTTTACTGCTATTCCAAAGTCTTTCTTTAAAACAAAGCAAAGATATGAAGGAACCAGCTGGACGAATAATCATTACGCAGTAGTTTCTGAAGGTTGGTATGATACCCGAAACACAAAGTCTTATCTGGTAGATTTAAATGACGGAAAATCTCAGATCATTGAAGACCGAAATTATCAGGATGTCTACAGCGATCCGGGAAGTTTTAATACCACCAAAAATGATTTCGGAAGATATGTTTTAGATATGAAAGGTGACAAGGCATATTTAATTGGAGCAGGATTCACCAAAGACGGACAGCATCCTTTCATCGATGAGATGGATATGAAATCTTTGAAAAAGAAAAGACTCTATACTTCAAATCTTAAAGGTGCAAAAGAAGAAATCATCGATATCATCAATCCTGCGAAAGGAGAGGTGTTGACAATTCAGCAGTCGGCAAGTCAGTATCCGAATTATTTTAAGAAAAATATTAAATCTAATAAAGCAGAAGCGGTTACTAATTTTGCCAATCCTTTTGAAAGTATTAAAGATGTTTATAAAGAAGTGATTACGTACAAAAGAAATGACGGCGTTACTTTAACGGGAACACTTTATTTACCTGCAAACTACGACAGAAAAGCTAAAAAAGAAAAACTTCCTTTGTTGATTTGGGCATATCCTACAGAATATAAAGACAAAAACACAGCAGGACAAAATACCCAAAACCCGAATGACTTTACGTTCCCATACTACGGTTCGTTTGTATACTGGACGACGAAAGGGTATGCGGTTCTTGACGATGCTGCTTTCCCAATCATCGGAGAAGGAAAAACAGAACCTAATGATACTTTCATACCTCAATTGGTGGCCAATGGAAAAGCAGCCATCGATGCTGTAGATCAGTTGGGTTACATCGACAGAAATAAAGTAGCAGTTGGCGGACATTCTTACGGAGCATTTATGACGGCCAATCTTTTGACTCATTCTAAAGATTACGCTTGCGGAATTGCCAGAAGTGGAGCCTACAACAGAACGCTGACGCCTTTTGGTTTCCAGAGTGAACAGAGAAATTACTGGGATATCCCTGAAATTTACAACACGATGTCACCGTTTATGAATGCAGACAAAATGAAGACACCGATGTTGCTGATTCATGGTGATGCTGACAACAATCCTGGGACATTTACTTTGCAGACCGAACGATATTTCCAGGCTTTGAAAAATCTTGGTGCGCCCGTAAAAATGGTTCTTCTGCCAAAAGAAGCTCACGGATATGTAGCTAAAGAAAACATTCTTCATCTTCTTTGGGAACAGGATCAGTTTCTGGAGAAATGTCTGAAGAAATAA
- a CDS encoding Crp/Fnr family transcriptional regulator: MLKTNQPFLDYLEKIYNNQDNKGNIILESFEKGEKILTQNEISTNIMLIRTGITKCFFTEKNGHEYIVEFLGKGEIIGEIEVMKNVPCICSIEAITEVTVFSMTIPYFQSLIKSNINLNHLLLDVFAERIVNTSNRSSYQQLHATEHTLSQLLELKAKEMKVSKEDMATYLGTTVRSLNKALKDSKEKMM, from the coding sequence ATGTTAAAAACAAACCAACCATTTTTAGATTATTTAGAAAAAATATATAATAATCAGGACAATAAAGGAAATATCATTTTAGAATCTTTTGAAAAAGGAGAAAAAATACTGACCCAAAATGAGATTTCAACCAATATCATGCTCATCAGAACCGGAATTACAAAATGTTTTTTCACAGAAAAAAATGGTCACGAGTACATTGTTGAATTCTTAGGAAAAGGAGAGATTATTGGTGAAATAGAGGTGATGAAGAATGTTCCGTGTATTTGCAGTATCGAAGCGATAACAGAAGTTACAGTATTTTCGATGACAATTCCGTACTTTCAGTCACTGATCAAGAGCAACATCAATTTAAATCATTTATTGCTTGATGTTTTTGCTGAACGTATTGTTAATACTTCAAACAGATCATCTTATCAGCAACTTCACGCAACAGAACATACTTTGTCTCAACTTTTAGAACTAAAAGCGAAAGAAATGAAAGTTTCAAAAGAAGATATGGCAACTTATTTGGGAACTACAGTTCGAAGTCTGAACAAAGCTTTAAAAGACTCTAAAGAAAAGATGATGTGA
- a CDS encoding HAD family hydrolase, giving the protein MNNGITTIAFDADDTLWINEPYFQKAEREFCILLENYLPQHSVSQELFKTEMQNLHLYGYGVKGFILCMIETISRVSENTASLKLINKTIEIGKELLQKPIELLDGVTETLDQLKGSYRLVIATKGDLLDQERKLKKSGLQDYFHHIEIMSDKKESDYRKLLKHLDCQPDNFLMLGNSIKSDILPVLEIGGFAAHIPYHITWSHEQHEHHLEHDRFIELKNMKEVISYLDTKNIF; this is encoded by the coding sequence ATGAACAATGGTATAACGACAATTGCTTTTGATGCAGATGATACTTTATGGATCAATGAACCATATTTTCAGAAAGCTGAAAGAGAATTTTGTATTCTTCTTGAAAACTATCTTCCGCAACATTCTGTATCTCAGGAATTATTTAAAACCGAAATGCAGAATCTTCATCTTTATGGCTATGGTGTAAAAGGTTTTATACTTTGTATGATTGAAACGATCAGCAGAGTTTCCGAAAACACTGCTTCTCTTAAACTCATCAATAAAACTATTGAAATAGGAAAAGAACTTCTTCAAAAACCCATTGAGTTGTTGGATGGCGTTACCGAAACATTAGATCAATTAAAAGGAAGCTACAGGCTGGTAATAGCCACCAAAGGAGATTTGTTGGATCAGGAACGTAAACTTAAAAAATCAGGATTACAGGATTATTTTCATCATATTGAAATCATGAGTGATAAAAAAGAGTCTGATTATAGAAAATTGTTAAAACATCTCGACTGTCAGCCTGATAACTTTTTGATGCTTGGAAATTCCATAAAATCAGATATCTTACCTGTTTTGGAAATTGGTGGATTCGCTGCACATATTCCTTACCATATTACTTGGAGCCACGAACAGCATGAACATCATTTGGAACATGATCGTTTTATAGAATTGAAAAATATGAAGGAGGTAATTTCTTATTTAGACACTAAAAATATTTTTTAA
- a CDS encoding GLPGLI family protein — MQKALVFIGIFMSLFYYSQTNRFVYELQYRRDSTEDYRKTLMNLDITAKTVKFYDKQFADYDSINKEAQTTVSKFSTKTDQIISREINSFKNNWYRDFFEYFVVKTNDEMTWKLMSETQNYNGYQLQKATTDFGGRIWVAWFSNDVDIKEGPYKFRGLPGLIFLLEDSEKNFIYQLKKNVKLPQMYDTTDFMETHFGKQAIPITNQKFNTYLEDLYLNPTRMISENIKNGGKANFKNENIESIEELNSKKGMLQNGIKGRYIFIEKDKQPNFKK; from the coding sequence ATGCAAAAAGCACTTGTTTTCATTGGTATTTTCATGAGCCTTTTTTATTATTCTCAAACCAACAGATTTGTTTACGAACTGCAATACCGCAGAGATTCTACAGAAGATTATAGAAAAACATTAATGAATCTCGACATCACCGCAAAAACGGTTAAATTTTACGATAAGCAATTTGCTGATTACGATTCTATCAATAAAGAAGCTCAGACTACTGTCTCAAAGTTCAGTACTAAAACAGATCAGATTATCTCGAGAGAGATCAACTCTTTCAAAAATAATTGGTACAGAGATTTTTTTGAGTATTTCGTAGTGAAAACCAATGATGAAATGACTTGGAAACTGATGTCGGAAACGCAGAATTACAATGGATATCAACTGCAAAAGGCAACGACAGATTTTGGAGGAAGAATTTGGGTTGCCTGGTTTTCAAATGATGTTGATATCAAAGAAGGGCCTTACAAATTTCGTGGACTTCCCGGACTGATTTTTCTGTTGGAAGATTCTGAGAAAAACTTCATTTATCAACTTAAAAAAAATGTAAAGCTGCCACAAATGTATGATACAACTGATTTTATGGAAACTCATTTTGGAAAGCAGGCAATCCCAATAACCAACCAAAAATTCAATACCTATCTTGAAGATTTATATCTAAATCCTACCAGAATGATTTCTGAAAATATAAAAAACGGAGGTAAGGCCAACTTTAAAAATGAAAATATAGAATCCATAGAAGAGCTCAACAGTAAAAAAGGAATGCTTCAAAATGGAATCAAAGGCAGATATATTTTTATTGAAAAAGATAAGCAGCCTAATTTTAAAAAGTAA
- a CDS encoding GNAT family N-acetyltransferase: MHEIVLRRIGTENVEQLQKIAKQTFFDTFSPHNTEENIAQYMAKGFTIEKLTAELQNENSEFFFVLSDEEVIGYLKVNFGDAQTELQDKNSLEIERIYVSKDFHGKKVGQILYDKALEIAQNKNLQYVWLGVWEENIRAIQFYKKNGFVEFDKHIFKFGDEEQTDLMMKKELK, from the coding sequence ATGCACGAGATTGTACTTAGACGAATTGGAACAGAAAACGTTGAACAACTTCAAAAAATTGCCAAACAAACTTTTTTCGACACGTTTTCGCCTCACAACACTGAGGAAAATATAGCTCAGTACATGGCTAAAGGTTTTACCATTGAAAAGCTAACTGCTGAACTTCAAAACGAAAATTCAGAATTTTTCTTTGTTTTATCGGATGAGGAAGTTATTGGTTATTTAAAGGTAAATTTTGGAGATGCCCAAACCGAATTACAGGATAAAAATTCGCTGGAAATTGAAAGAATCTATGTTTCAAAAGATTTTCATGGTAAAAAAGTGGGACAAATTTTATACGATAAAGCATTAGAAATAGCACAGAATAAAAATTTACAATATGTCTGGTTAGGCGTTTGGGAAGAAAACATCAGAGCCATTCAGTTTTATAAGAAAAACGGTTTCGTAGAATTTGATAAGCATATTTTTAAATTTGGAGATGAGGAGCAGACAGATTTGATGATGAAGAAGGAGTTGAAATAA
- a CDS encoding GNAT family N-acetyltransferase, which produces MKKILETNRLLLREFDSSDAESFYKLNSNPKIIKHTGNSAFKDIDEAKTFLENYSDYQRNGFGRWTVINKSTQEFLGWCGLKYDENLDETDIGFRFFEHFWNQGFATESAKACIGYGLEKLNLKTIVGRAMKENMASIKV; this is translated from the coding sequence ATGAAGAAAATACTCGAGACCAACCGACTTTTACTCAGAGAATTTGATAGTAGTGATGCAGAAAGTTTTTATAAATTAAATTCAAATCCGAAGATTATAAAGCATACAGGAAATTCAGCATTCAAAGATATTGATGAAGCTAAAACATTCTTAGAAAACTATTCAGATTATCAAAGAAATGGTTTTGGAAGATGGACAGTTATTAATAAATCAACTCAAGAATTTCTTGGCTGGTGCGGATTAAAATATGATGAAAATTTAGATGAAACCGATATTGGCTTCCGATTTTTTGAACATTTTTGGAATCAAGGTTTTGCTACCGAAAGTGCAAAAGCCTGCATCGGTTATGGCTTAGAAAAATTAAATTTGAAAACAATTGTTGGAAGAGCGATGAAAGAAAACATGGCTTCCATTAAAGTTTAA